One Etheostoma cragini isolate CJK2018 chromosome 18, CSU_Ecrag_1.0, whole genome shotgun sequence DNA window includes the following coding sequences:
- the LOC117961445 gene encoding uncharacterized protein LOC117961445 isoform X2: MQEVTFLLTNVQYNNREPPVYLFTAKTFAQRMAGVVHIVMRLLLLSFITTGLNGEDGLIFAQRTYSITFPCEEDLVCLHVWQLNTSQTSDYVAIVGNGEIQTATQVDEDSKCTLQIKDLTAEDVGHHRCQQRPNVFSPHNTSPELKLMPGKTVSLQCILLTFVEKGHCRAQLHQVSLMWVDEAGTGIHEDSQHQIKQESLCAVTLTLTLQRPEDKKFRCQATVGEQVHISVELRVRVPVLKGRGRGFIIDLEPKNQGSQVPDESCYTASTNNVMNADDVIYADIILPASSDRVWVDECESTEYASVRYK, translated from the exons ATGCAGGAAGTCACATTCCTGTTGACTAATGTTCAGTATAACAACAGAGAACCTCCAGTGTACCTTTTCACAGCGAAAACATTTGCACAGAGGATGGCTGGAGTTGTTCACATTGTGATGAGGCTGCTATTGTTATCTTTCATTACAACAG GGTTAAATGGAGAAGATGGTCTGATATTTGCCCAACGGACTTATTCTATTACATTTCCATGTGAGGAAGATTTAGTCTGCCTTCATGTATGGCAGCTCAACACAAGCCAAACAAGCGATTACGTTGCAATAGTTGGTAATGGAGAGATCCAGACAGCTACACAAGTGGATGAGGACTCAAAATGCACTCTGCAAATCAAAGATCTCACAGCGGAAGATGTTGGACATCATCGCTGCCAACAAAGGCCAAATGTCTTCTCTCCTCACAATA CTAGCCCAGAGTTAAAGCTCATGCCTGGCAAAACAGTGTCACTGCAGTGTATTCTCCTCACCTTCGTAGAGAAGGGACATTGCAGAGCACAGCTCCACCAGGTCAGCCTGATGTGGGTGGATGAAGCCGGCACTGGCATACACGAGGACTCACAACATCAGATAAAACAGGAGTCTCTGTGTGCTGTTACTCTGACTCTCACCCTTCAAAGACCTGAAGACAAGAAGTTTAGGTGCCAGGCGACTGTAGGTGAACAAGTCCATATTTCAGTGGAGTTGCGGGTCAGAGTCCCAG ttcTTAAAGGGAGGGGAAGAGGATTCATCATAGACCTAGAACCCAAAAATCAAG GGAGCCAGGTGCCAGATGAGTCTTGTTACACAGCCAGTACCAACAAT gTTATGAATGCAGACGATGTGATCTACGCTGACATTATCCTCCCCGCTTCCTCTGACAGGGTGTGGGTCGATGAGTGCGAGTCCACTGAATACGCCAGTGTCAGATACAAATAG
- the slc25a47a gene encoding solute carrier family 25 member 47-A isoform X1 has protein sequence MHIADFVSGSFAGACGVVVGYPLDTVKVRIQTQTQFTGLWQCAAATLSKEGVHGFFKGMSLPLTTISMTSSVVFGTYRNCLQCLSQARGAPYGPNTKLEVFLSGFVAGTAQTSVMSPGDMVKVRLQCQTESKRGDANMRKPKYRGPVHCLLSIIKDEGFMGLYRGAVPLMLRDGPSHATYFLTYTIICELLTESGKKRPGWSGVMLAGGIAGVVAWTVGTPMDLIKARLQMDGAQQTKRYKGFFHCISETARVEGVGVFFKSWGINCLRAVPVSMVVFVTYELLNGFLRADSVDPPRLGFE, from the exons ATGCATATCGCTGACTTTGTGTCTGGCTCATTTGCAG GGGCATGCGGAGTTGTAGTGGGCTATCCTCTGGATACTGTCAAG GTCCGGATCCAAACCCAGACACAGTTCACTGGGTTATGGCAGTGTGCAGCTGCGACCTTATCAAAAGAAGGG GTGCATGGCTTCTTCAAAGGAATGTCCTTACCCCTCACCACGATCTCTATGACTTCCTCTGTGGTGTTTGGCACATACAGGAACTGCCTGCAATGTCTGAGCCAGGCGCGAGGAGCTCCTTATGGTCCCAACACCAAGCTAGAAGTCTTTCTGTCTGGTTTTGTGGCAGGTACAGCTCAG ACGTCAGTGATGTCTCCGGGTGATATGGTGAAAGTACGTCTGCAGTGTCAGACAGAGTCCAAGCGAGGAGACGCCAACATGCGCAAACCCAAGTACCGGGGTCCAGTTCACTGTCTGCTGAGTATCATCAAAGACGAAGGCTTCATGGGGCTCTACAGAGGAGCGGTCCCCCTAATGCTGAGAGACGGGCCGTCACACGCCACATACTTCCTGACTTACACAATCATCTGCGAACTGCTGACGGAAAGTGGCAAGAAAAGACCAG GCTGGAGCGGTGTGATGCTGGCCGGTGGAATAGCAGGAGTTGTAGCGTGGACTGTAGGAACACCAATGGACTTGATCAAAGCCCGTCTGCAGATGGACGGAGCGCAGCAGACGAAGCGATACAAGGGTTTCTTTCACTGCATCTCTGAGACAGCGAgggtggagggggtgggggtgttcTTCAAGAGCTGGGGCATCAACTGTCTGCGTGCAGTCCCCGTCAGCATGGTGGTGTTTGTTACGTACGAGCTTCTCAACGGTTTCCTCCGAGCCGACAGTGTCGACCCTCCTCGTCTAGGGTTTGAATAG
- the slc25a29 gene encoding mitochondrial basic amino acids transporter, whose translation MDFVAGCIGGAAGVLVGHPFDTVKVRLQVQSIDKPLYRGTFHCFQSIIRQETVFGLYKGIGSPMMGLTFINAIVFGVQGNTMRMLAQDTPMNQFLAGAAAGAIQCVICCPMELAKTRMQMQGTGEKKSSRKLYKNSLDCLARIYNREGLRGVNRGMVTTLIRETPGFGVYFLAYDVMTRSLGCEPDDRYMIPKLLFAGGMAGIASWLSTYPVDVIKSRLQADGVGGVNQYSGIADCVRQSIRREGYMVFTRGLTSTLLRAFPVNATTFATVTLILMYARGVEEGPKDCEQAQPGHHTQIQQQAQPSSL comes from the exons ATGGACTTCGTTGCTGGATGCATTGGAG GTGCAGCTGGAGTCTTGGTTGGACACCCATTTGACACAGTTAAG GTGAGACTGCAGGTCCAGAGTATTGATAAGCCTCTGTACCGTGGGACCTTTCACTGTTTCCAGTCCATCATACGGCAGGAGACG GTATTTGGTTTGTACAAAGGCATCGGATCCCCCATGATGGGCCTTACATTCATCAATGCTATAGTGTTTGGTGTTCAGGGTAACACCATGCGGATGCTGGCACAGGACACCCCCATGAACCAGTTCCTTGCTGGTGCAGCAGCAGGTGCCATCCAGTGTGTCATCTGCTGCCCCATGGAGCTGGCTAAAACCCGCATGCAAATGCAGGGTACTGGGGAGAAAAAGTCTTCTAGGAAGTTGTACAAGAATTCCCTGGACTGCTTGGCACGCATCTACAATCGGGAGGGTCTGCGGGGCGTAAACAGAGGCATGGTCACAACATTAATCCGCGAGACACCTGGCTTTGGAGTGTATTTCCTGGCCTATGATGTGATGACGCGCAGCCTTGGCTGTGAGCCGGATGACCGCTACATGATCCCCAAGCTGCTGTTTGCAGGGGGCATGGCTGGCATCGCCTCCTGGCTATCCACCTACCCTGTGGATGTGATCAAGTCGCGGCTGCAGGCAGACGGGGTGGGTGGAGTCAACCAGTACAGCGGCATTGCTGACTGTGTGCGACAGAGTATCAGGAGAGAAGGCTACATGGTGTTCACACGAGGCCTCACCTCCACGCTGCTGCGGGCGTTCCCTGTGAACGCCACTACCTTTGCTACCGTCACCCTTATCCTCATGTACGCCCGGGGGGTGGAGGAAGGACCTAAAGACTGTGAGCAGGCTCAGCCAGGCCACCACACACAGATTCAGCAGCAGGCCCAACCCTCCAGCCTGTGA
- the vrtn gene encoding vertnin, with protein MIQRKEVVLSVLGELQEATESSGLDALTRVALEVDHILAPFQLPETPCQDFPVWAGVDSLAHGLYPPDAPIGLLPLNCKGEGNRLFDAVSMLLVGNAGLSLELQVRTVVEMVLWKRYYLSGMIDSKMMLQAVRFSLCAEESEDMLNLPVTVLEAIFDADVKASCFPGSFANMWHVYALSSVLQFNIYSIYPKFNLKIRPYFNRVIRPRPWPKDCDPLTLHIMWSGELQSGSLFRPNHFVALVQTSDLRFGSHDSQQRVSPMKSEDLLNQDLQLSYPGLKDKYNITKRTFYRWKRQTQEHCKKSAARYEAKYFLQACYLEGKLIPLHQFKEFFPEISRSSYYNWKQELLKTGGNFSTSSSAGEISPGESTEQEIWSSPEAKLDEPDHNDSVASMFGISLGKLDLERAQTVAHMQEAKRCLQNCIAMNSSLPFRIFKRNFPGISRSTYYNWRREAMLFNGGYKGNIGSSEDSSDADKSHSPKSLSPVLPHNNHPFAPKSRICGQKHKSFMLAYISKKQLRDAARLHVQKYKWSLTKFKLKFPTMSACFFWLWRSSQNRKKMIVTQSAKINLPESPESTAPENKIMERRMCSQHVPPFVESPKPLESSPIPPFPAPRPKHTPHSKAPIDEQMFAMDVVALANFKAKAKLFLQQRFEEKSFPTFKEFRSYFPFTPRSTYYMWKRALHHGVSLVHG; from the exons ATGATTCAGAGGAAGGAGGTGGTGTTGTCTGTTCTGGGGGAGCTCCAGGAGGCAACAGAGAGCTCCGGCCTAGACGCTCTGACCCGAGTGGCCCTGGAGGTGGACCATATCCTTGCTCCCTTCCAGCTCCCAGAGACCCCCTGTCAGGATTTTCCCGTGTGGGCAGGCGTGGATAGCTTGGCTCATGGCCTGTACCCACCCGACGCACCCATTGGCCTCCTGCCTTTAAACTGTAAGGGGGAGGGCAACCGTCTGTTTGACGCTGTAAGCATGCTGTTAGTGGGCAACGCTGGACTCAGCTTAGAGCTACAG GTCCGGACTGTAGTGGAAATGGTGCTGTGGAAGAGATACTATCTGTCCGGAATGATCGATTCAAAAATGATGCTTCAGGCTGTTCGCTTCAGCCTCTGTGCTGAAGAGTCTGAGGACATGCTCAACCTGCCTGTAACAGTCCTGGAGGCCATCTTCGACGCCGACGTCAAAGCGTCCTGCTTCCCCGGCTCCTTTGCCAACATGTGGCACGTGTACGCACTTTCGTCTGTCTTACAGTTTAACATCTACTCCATCTATCCCAAGTTCAACCTCAAGATCCGGCCCTATTTCAACCGTGTTATACGCCCAAGACCGTGGCCTAAAGACTGTGATCCGCTAACCCTCCACATCATGTGGTCTGGAGAGCTGCAGTCTGGGTCGTTGTTCAGGCCGAACCACTTTGTGGCACTAGTCCAGACAAGTGATCTCAGGTTTGGAAGCCATGACAGCCAGCAGAGGGTGTCGCCAATGAAGAGCGAGGACCTGCTGAATCAGGACTTGCAGCTTTCCTACCCGGGTCTAAAGGACAAGTACAACATCACCAAGAGGACCTTCTACCGCTGGAAGAGGCAGACGCAGGAGCACTGCAAAAAGTCAGCAGCCAGGTACGAGGCAAAGTATTTCCTGCAGGCCTGCTATTTGGAGGGCAAGCTCATCCCTTTGCACCAGTTTAAAGAGTTTTTCCCTGAGATCTCAAGGTCGTCGTACTACAACTGGAAGCAAGAGCTCCTGAAAACCGGAGGAAACTTCTCCACCTCATCATCCGCTGGAGAGATTAGTCCTGGAGAGAGCACGGAGCAGGAGATCTGGTCCTCGCCTGAAGCGAAGCTGGATGAGCCAGACCATAATGACAGCGTGGCCAGCATGTTTGGCATCAGCCTCGGCAAGTTGGACCTGGAGCGGGCCCAGACTGTAGCTCACATGCAGGAAGCTAAGCGCTGTCTGCAAAATTGCATCGCCATGAACTCCTCCCTTCCCTTCAGGATCTTCAAAAGAAATTTCCCAGGGATCTCCAGGTCAACCTACTACAACTGGAGGAGAGAAGCCATGCTGTTCAACGGCGGTTACAAAGGCAACATTGGCAGCAGTGAGGACAGCTCGGACGCTGACAAGAGCCATAGTCCAAAAAGTCTGTCCCCGGTCCTGCCTCACAACAACCATCCCTTCGCACCCAAAAGTAGAATCTGtgggcaaaaacacaaaagtttcATGCTGGCGTACATCAGTAAAAAACAGCTCCGAGATGCTGCGAGATTACATGTCCAGAAATACAAATGGTCCCTGACGAAGTTCAAGCTCAAGTTCCCAACCATGTCCGCCTGTTTCTTCTGGCTTTGGCGTAGCAGTCAGAACCGCAAGAAGATGATCGTCACGCAGAGCGCAAAGATCAACCTTCCTGAGAGTCCGGAGAGCACTGCTCCGGAAAACAAGATCATGGAGAGGAGGATGTGTAGTCAGCATGTGCCCCCATTTGTTGAGAGTCCTAAACCTCTAGAAAGTTCCCCCATTCCCCCGTTTCCTGCCCCACGTCCAAAGCACACCCCTCACAGCAAGGCGCCCATAGATGAGCAGATGTTTGCGATGGATGTTGTGGCTCTGGCCAACTTCAAGGCCAAGGCCAAGCTGTTCCTGCAGCAACGCTTTGAGGAGAAATCCTTCCCCACGTTTAAAGAATTCAGGTCTTACTTCCCCTTCACGCCACGCTCAACGTACTACATGTGGAAGCGAGCTTTGCATCATGGGGTGTCGCTGGTTCATGGGTAA
- the LOC117961445 gene encoding uncharacterized protein LOC117961445 isoform X1, with translation MQEVTFLLTNVQYNNREPPVYLFTAKTFAQRMAGVVHIVMRLLLLSFITTGLNGEDGLIFAQRTYSITFPCEEDLVCLHVWQLNTSQTSDYVAIVGNGEIQTATQVDEDSKCTLQIKDLTAEDVGHHRCQQRPNVFSPHNTSPELKLMPGKTVSLQCILLTFVEKGHCRAQLHQVSLMWVDEAGTGIHEDSQHQIKQESLCAVTLTLTLQRPEDKKFRCQATVGEQVHISVELRVRVPVLKGRGRGFIIDLEPKNQGGVSNQDMMGAAVGVVGCVVVTALVAFFVVNRRRTRSQVPDESCYTASTNNVMNADDVIYADIILPASSDRVWVDECESTEYASVRYK, from the exons ATGCAGGAAGTCACATTCCTGTTGACTAATGTTCAGTATAACAACAGAGAACCTCCAGTGTACCTTTTCACAGCGAAAACATTTGCACAGAGGATGGCTGGAGTTGTTCACATTGTGATGAGGCTGCTATTGTTATCTTTCATTACAACAG GGTTAAATGGAGAAGATGGTCTGATATTTGCCCAACGGACTTATTCTATTACATTTCCATGTGAGGAAGATTTAGTCTGCCTTCATGTATGGCAGCTCAACACAAGCCAAACAAGCGATTACGTTGCAATAGTTGGTAATGGAGAGATCCAGACAGCTACACAAGTGGATGAGGACTCAAAATGCACTCTGCAAATCAAAGATCTCACAGCGGAAGATGTTGGACATCATCGCTGCCAACAAAGGCCAAATGTCTTCTCTCCTCACAATA CTAGCCCAGAGTTAAAGCTCATGCCTGGCAAAACAGTGTCACTGCAGTGTATTCTCCTCACCTTCGTAGAGAAGGGACATTGCAGAGCACAGCTCCACCAGGTCAGCCTGATGTGGGTGGATGAAGCCGGCACTGGCATACACGAGGACTCACAACATCAGATAAAACAGGAGTCTCTGTGTGCTGTTACTCTGACTCTCACCCTTCAAAGACCTGAAGACAAGAAGTTTAGGTGCCAGGCGACTGTAGGTGAACAAGTCCATATTTCAGTGGAGTTGCGGGTCAGAGTCCCAG ttcTTAAAGGGAGGGGAAGAGGATTCATCATAGACCTAGAACCCAAAAATCAAG GTGGAGTTAGCAACCAGGACATGATGGGGGCCGCTGTGGGGGTGGTGGGATGTGTGGTTGTGACAGCGCTGGTTGCGTTTTTTGTTgtaaacagaagaagaacaa GGAGCCAGGTGCCAGATGAGTCTTGTTACACAGCCAGTACCAACAAT gTTATGAATGCAGACGATGTGATCTACGCTGACATTATCCTCCCCGCTTCCTCTGACAGGGTGTGGGTCGATGAGTGCGAGTCCACTGAATACGCCAGTGTCAGATACAAATAG
- the slc25a47a gene encoding solute carrier family 25 member 47-A isoform X2, with protein MSPGDMVKVRLQCQTESKRGDANMRKPKYRGPVHCLLSIIKDEGFMGLYRGAVPLMLRDGPSHATYFLTYTIICELLTESGKKRPGWSGVMLAGGIAGVVAWTVGTPMDLIKARLQMDGAQQTKRYKGFFHCISETARVEGVGVFFKSWGINCLRAVPVSMVVFVTYELLNGFLRADSVDPPRLGFE; from the exons ATGTCTCCGGGTGATATGGTGAAAGTACGTCTGCAGTGTCAGACAGAGTCCAAGCGAGGAGACGCCAACATGCGCAAACCCAAGTACCGGGGTCCAGTTCACTGTCTGCTGAGTATCATCAAAGACGAAGGCTTCATGGGGCTCTACAGAGGAGCGGTCCCCCTAATGCTGAGAGACGGGCCGTCACACGCCACATACTTCCTGACTTACACAATCATCTGCGAACTGCTGACGGAAAGTGGCAAGAAAAGACCAG GCTGGAGCGGTGTGATGCTGGCCGGTGGAATAGCAGGAGTTGTAGCGTGGACTGTAGGAACACCAATGGACTTGATCAAAGCCCGTCTGCAGATGGACGGAGCGCAGCAGACGAAGCGATACAAGGGTTTCTTTCACTGCATCTCTGAGACAGCGAgggtggagggggtgggggtgttcTTCAAGAGCTGGGGCATCAACTGTCTGCGTGCAGTCCCCGTCAGCATGGTGGTGTTTGTTACGTACGAGCTTCTCAACGGTTTCCTCCGAGCCGACAGTGTCGACCCTCCTCGTCTAGGGTTTGAATAG